In Helianthus annuus cultivar XRQ/B chromosome 9, HanXRQr2.0-SUNRISE, whole genome shotgun sequence, the following are encoded in one genomic region:
- the LOC110875487 gene encoding uncharacterized protein LOC110875487: protein MSLDFSQRLGLTPTPLEVKHVVELADGKTIEASHVLFVCKLYLMGQVFDIDLLPVTLGSFDILLGMDWVSKYQAEILCKEKIRCDGLYHLSYASAEVPTKGLPCILARVTDSQPEERKIEDLPVVREFPDVFPEELPGLPPHRQVEFQIDLAPGVSPIARAPYHLG from the exons ATGTCCCTAGATTTTAGTCAGCGATTAGGGTTAACTCCAACACCTTTAGAGGTtaaacatgtagtagaattagccgatggtaaaacgatagaagcttCGCATGTTCTTTTTGTGTGCAAACTAtatctcatgggtcaagtgtttgatattgaccttctTCCTGTTACCCTCGGTAGTTTTGATATATTGCTTGGTATGGATTGGGTGTCTAAATACCAAGCTGAGATTCTGTGTAAGGAAAAGATC CGGTGCGATGGTTTGTATCATCTTAGCTATGCAAGCGCAGAAGTGCCTACGAAAGGGCTACCCTGCATTCTAGCTCGTGTCACCGATTCACAACctgaagaaaggaagatcgaggaccttccagttgttcgtgaatttCCTGATGTATTTCCCGAGGAACTTCCTGGTCTACCTCCTCACCGCcaagtggaatttcagattgatcttgcaccagGAGTAtccccgattgctcgtgctccatATCATCTTGGATAG
- the LOC110877415 gene encoding uncharacterized protein LOC110877415 isoform X1, translating to MDFLKLICPNSPYATILLVSRFDCWLFVLSNWVLCYWWIMKLFLGIPILQASFSSMEVLMEFPQVTMTLPDGLEESIMKHTTLVANTSNMPVAAREASIYTEKPIKMLNSYSCTHAA from the exons ATGGATTTCCTCAAGCTAATCTGCCCTAATTCTCCTTAC GCGACCATACTTCTTGTCTCACGGTTTGATTGCTGGTTATTTGTCTTATCGAATTGGGTATTGTGTTATTGGTGGATCATGAAACTGTTCTTAGGGATCCCAATTTTGCAAGCATCCTTTTCTTCTATGGAG GTTCTCATGGAATTTCCTCAAGTGACCATGACTTTGCCTGATGGCCTTGAAGAATCTATCATGAAACATACCACACTAGTTGCTAATACATCTAATATGCCTGTCGCTGCTCGTGAGGCTTCAATTTATACGG AGAAACCAATAAAGATGCTTAACTCCTATTCATGCACACATGCAGCATAG
- the LOC110877415 gene encoding uncharacterized protein LOC110877415 isoform X2, giving the protein MDFLKLICPNSPYATILLVSRFDCWLFVLSNWVLCYWWIMKLFLGIPILQASFSSMEVLMEFPQVTMTLPDGLEESIMKHTTLVANTSNMPVAAREASIYTA; this is encoded by the exons ATGGATTTCCTCAAGCTAATCTGCCCTAATTCTCCTTAC GCGACCATACTTCTTGTCTCACGGTTTGATTGCTGGTTATTTGTCTTATCGAATTGGGTATTGTGTTATTGGTGGATCATGAAACTGTTCTTAGGGATCCCAATTTTGCAAGCATCCTTTTCTTCTATGGAG GTTCTCATGGAATTTCCTCAAGTGACCATGACTTTGCCTGATGGCCTTGAAGAATCTATCATGAAACATACCACACTAGTTGCTAATACATCTAATATGCCTGTCGCTGCTCGTGAGGCTTCAATTTATACGG CATAG